The following are encoded in a window of Bradyrhizobium guangdongense genomic DNA:
- a CDS encoding SOS response-associated peptidase gives MCNLYSITTNQAAINALFRVVNRYVGNLAPMPGDFPDYKAPIVRNGVEGRELATARWGMPSSSKALMDATKKRAEKLQAKGKAVDFKELLRMEPDGGTTNIRNVKSKHWTRWLGTENRCVVPFNSFSEFNKAEGGDIWFALDETRPLACFAGIWTNWTSVRKVKEGETTNDLYAFLTTEPNAEVGAIHPKAMPVILTTPDEVETWMTAPADEVLKLQRPLPDGSLRVVARGVKEDPIGPTT, from the coding sequence ATGTGCAATCTTTATTCGATCACGACCAATCAAGCCGCGATCAACGCGCTGTTCCGCGTTGTCAACCGATACGTTGGAAATCTGGCGCCGATGCCGGGGGATTTTCCCGACTACAAGGCACCGATCGTGCGCAACGGAGTGGAGGGCCGCGAGCTCGCTACGGCGCGATGGGGAATGCCGTCGTCATCAAAGGCGCTGATGGACGCCACGAAGAAGCGAGCCGAGAAGCTGCAGGCCAAGGGCAAGGCAGTGGATTTCAAGGAATTGCTGCGAATGGAGCCGGACGGCGGCACGACCAACATCCGCAATGTGAAGAGCAAGCACTGGACGCGATGGCTGGGGACTGAAAATCGCTGCGTGGTGCCGTTCAACTCGTTCAGCGAGTTCAACAAGGCCGAGGGCGGTGATATCTGGTTCGCGCTCGATGAGACACGTCCCCTCGCCTGCTTCGCCGGTATCTGGACCAACTGGACGTCCGTCCGGAAGGTCAAGGAAGGCGAGACGACCAACGACCTCTACGCGTTCCTCACGACGGAGCCCAACGCCGAGGTCGGCGCCATCCACCCCAAGGCGATGCCGGTGATCCTGACAACGCCAGATGAAGTCGAGACCTGGATGACGGCCCCTGCGGACGAAGTACTGAAATTGCAAAGGCCGCTTCCGGACGGAAGCCTCCGGGTCGTCGCTCGCGGCGTCAAGGAAGACCCAATAGGGCCGACGACGTGA
- a CDS encoding Ku protein: protein MAPRANWKGFLRLSLVTCPVALYPATSESEKVSFNQLNRKTGHRIKYAKVDADTGEEVDNEDIVKGYKVDTDTFIEVTKEELENVALESTRTIEIDEFVDRSEIDPRYLIRPYYLRPDGKVGHDAFAVIRETIREMNKVAIGRVVLTNREHIIALEPLDKGLMGTLLRYPYEVRSADEYFDDIQDVKVTKDMLDLAKHIVNQKAGHFEPDKFEDQYETALIELINQKRAGKPITAKARPRGENVVDLIDALRKSIGREGASATEAPKKSGKKPRKAAAGQKEMLMPIAGKKPAKEAAAKKPAAKPQRKSA, encoded by the coding sequence ATGGCCCCCCGCGCCAACTGGAAAGGCTTCCTGCGTCTTTCCCTCGTCACCTGTCCGGTTGCGCTCTATCCGGCCACGTCGGAATCCGAAAAGGTCTCGTTCAACCAGCTGAATCGAAAGACCGGCCATCGGATCAAGTACGCTAAGGTGGATGCCGATACCGGCGAGGAGGTCGACAACGAGGACATCGTCAAAGGCTACAAGGTCGACACGGACACCTTCATCGAGGTGACGAAGGAGGAGCTAGAGAACGTCGCACTGGAATCAACGCGAACGATCGAAATCGACGAGTTCGTCGACCGCAGCGAGATCGATCCGCGATATCTCATTCGCCCCTACTATCTGCGTCCCGACGGTAAAGTCGGGCACGATGCTTTCGCCGTTATTCGGGAAACCATCCGCGAGATGAACAAGGTCGCGATCGGCCGTGTGGTGCTGACCAATCGCGAGCACATCATCGCGCTGGAGCCGTTGGACAAGGGCCTGATGGGAACGCTACTGCGCTATCCTTACGAAGTCCGTTCAGCTGATGAGTATTTCGACGACATTCAGGATGTCAAAGTCACCAAGGACATGCTTGATCTCGCCAAGCACATCGTCAATCAGAAGGCGGGCCATTTCGAGCCGGACAAGTTCGAAGACCAATACGAAACCGCCCTCATCGAACTGATCAATCAGAAGCGCGCCGGCAAACCCATCACCGCGAAAGCGCGTCCCCGCGGCGAGAACGTGGTGGACCTGATCGACGCGCTGCGAAAGAGCATCGGAAGAGAGGGCGCCTCAGCGACAGAGGCACCCAAGAAATCAGGAAAAAAGCCGCGCAAGGCGGCGGCCGGGCAGAAGGAAATGCTGATGCCGATCGCAGGCAAGAAGCCGGCGAAGGAGGCCGCGGCGAAAAAGCCGGCGGCCAAGCCGCAGCGGAAGTCGGCTTAG
- a CDS encoding NUDIX domain-containing protein — protein sequence MAAVKKTSRRSTLSAGILAYRKGGARGLEVLLVHPGGPFWREKDDGAWSIPKGEIDANDVPENVAQREFAEELGPSASIGPLQALGEVRQRGGKRVIAFGGEGHFDPAALTSNTFDVEWPPRSGRRQSFPEVDRAEWFDIELARTKMLSAQVEFLDRLLAISAESVGK from the coding sequence ATGGCTGCGGTGAAAAAGACTTCCAGGAGATCGACCTTGAGCGCGGGCATTCTCGCATACCGCAAGGGAGGAGCTCGGGGGCTCGAGGTTCTGCTCGTTCATCCCGGCGGTCCGTTCTGGCGTGAGAAGGATGATGGCGCCTGGTCCATTCCAAAGGGCGAAATCGATGCCAATGATGTTCCGGAGAACGTTGCTCAACGAGAATTTGCCGAAGAACTCGGCCCGAGCGCTTCGATTGGTCCACTCCAGGCGCTGGGGGAGGTCCGACAGCGAGGAGGCAAGCGCGTCATCGCATTCGGCGGCGAGGGACACTTTGATCCGGCAGCACTGACCAGCAATACCTTCGATGTCGAATGGCCGCCTCGAAGCGGTCGACGGCAGAGCTTTCCCGAAGTCGACCGCGCGGAATGGTTTGATATCGAGTTAGCGCGGACCAAGATGCTGTCCGCTCAGGTAGAGTTTCTCGATCGTCTTTTGGCGATCTCGGCTGAGAGCGTCGGGAAATGA
- a CDS encoding metallophosphoesterase family protein, whose translation MMFRIGVISDTHGLLRSEAERGLTGVDHIIHAGDMGRPEIVDALRRIAPVTAVRGNVDSGKWARDYPDTKLVRLAGKSIYVLHDLKTLKTDLGAGFDVIVSGHSHVPKIDTVGGILYLNPGSAGPRRFKLPITFATLELTPDGMRPEIHDLGGE comes from the coding sequence ATGATGTTCAGGATTGGAGTCATTTCGGACACGCACGGCCTGTTGAGGTCCGAGGCGGAGCGAGGCCTGACGGGCGTCGATCACATCATTCATGCCGGCGACATGGGACGCCCCGAGATCGTCGACGCGCTTCGCCGGATCGCACCCGTCACGGCCGTTCGTGGAAACGTGGACAGTGGCAAGTGGGCTCGCGACTACCCCGACACGAAACTCGTCCGTCTGGCAGGTAAGTCGATCTACGTTCTGCACGACCTGAAGACGCTGAAGACCGATCTCGGCGCCGGCTTCGACGTCATCGTCTCCGGGCATTCCCACGTACCGAAGATCGACACGGTCGGTGGCATTCTCTACCTGAATCCCGGCAGCGCGGGACCTCGGCGTTTCAAGCTGCCGATCACGTTTGCGACGCTCGAACTCACGCCTGACGGCATGCGACCGGAAATCCACGACCTTGGAGGCGAGTGA
- the ligD gene encoding non-homologous end-joining DNA ligase produces MSRMSTLPKRLQPMLATLTEAPFDDPSWVFEDKYDGFRMIAEIRRGKVALYSRNGKIISRSYIEVAKALEGVKGDAVIDGELVAIGKDGVSHFQLLQNALRHEAKLLYCAFDLMFENAADLRNHPLLERKKRLKAILPRDKLIAFSHHRKANGMKFFAEAERKGLEGVMAKRADSAYASGSRTADWLKIKTAKRQEVVIAGFTAPRRTRPYFGALVLAVREDDTWRYIGHVGTGFSHKVLEDLHAKLVKLTIPKSPFPAKVKDEAATTWVKPSLVAEVKFAQWTSKGELRQPVYLGLRSDKRAKDVVRERERPRK; encoded by the coding sequence ATGAGCCGGATGTCGACCCTGCCCAAGCGCCTGCAGCCGATGCTTGCTACGCTTACCGAGGCGCCGTTCGACGACCCCAGCTGGGTTTTCGAGGACAAGTACGACGGCTTCCGGATGATCGCGGAAATCCGGCGGGGCAAAGTTGCGCTCTACAGCCGCAACGGCAAGATAATCAGCCGCAGCTATATTGAGGTCGCCAAAGCGCTGGAGGGCGTGAAGGGCGACGCCGTGATCGATGGTGAGCTTGTCGCGATCGGTAAGGATGGCGTCTCACATTTCCAGTTGCTTCAAAACGCGCTGCGCCATGAGGCGAAGCTGCTGTACTGCGCCTTCGATCTCATGTTTGAGAACGCAGCGGACTTGCGCAACCACCCCCTCCTCGAGCGGAAGAAGCGGTTGAAGGCAATACTGCCGCGCGACAAGTTGATCGCCTTCAGCCATCACCGCAAAGCGAACGGCATGAAATTCTTCGCCGAGGCCGAGCGGAAGGGTCTGGAAGGCGTCATGGCGAAGCGCGCCGACAGCGCGTATGCGTCCGGAAGCCGGACGGCGGATTGGCTGAAGATCAAGACAGCAAAGCGGCAGGAAGTGGTGATCGCGGGCTTCACGGCGCCGAGGCGTACAAGACCATACTTCGGCGCCCTGGTCCTCGCCGTGCGGGAAGACGACACATGGCGCTATATCGGACATGTTGGCACTGGCTTCAGCCACAAGGTCCTGGAAGACCTCCACGCCAAGCTCGTGAAGCTGACGATCCCGAAATCACCCTTCCCTGCCAAAGTGAAGGACGAGGCCGCCACGACCTGGGTCAAGCCCTCGTTGGTCGCCGAGGTCAAATTTGCGCAGTGGACGAGCAAGGGCGAACTGCGCCAGCCCGTCTACCTCGGGCTCAGGTCCGACAAGCGGGCGAAGGATGTCGTGCGTGAGCGAGAACGTCCGCGCAAGTAG
- the ligD gene encoding non-homologous end-joining DNA ligase: protein MAFQRNKPAAIGVKAPFPAFIEPALASSTEKVPSGERWIHEIKFDGYRVQVHLANETAKISTRRGHDWTHRFKKVAHDAWRIKANSAVVDGEIVVPAADGTTDFSVLQNELKGKSRSIVLVAFDLLYLNGRDIRKLPLFQRKAELKKILTGTDIQFSESFAIDGREMFAHACKLGLEGVVSKVRDGAYPAGRTNDWVKKTCVQRETLTIAGFALDGTKWDGIYVGRRKGDDLIYAGKVDHGFDKASAADLQKRLKPLIRKTQPYAKRIAHKGIWVEPKLLAEIEYRAKSAEGKVRHPFFRGLREDL, encoded by the coding sequence GTGGCGTTTCAGCGTAACAAGCCGGCGGCTATCGGCGTCAAGGCGCCTTTCCCCGCCTTCATCGAACCGGCCCTGGCATCCTCGACAGAGAAAGTGCCGTCGGGAGAGCGCTGGATCCACGAAATCAAGTTCGACGGCTACCGTGTTCAGGTCCATCTGGCCAACGAGACGGCGAAGATCTCCACCCGGCGCGGCCACGATTGGACGCACCGCTTCAAGAAGGTCGCTCATGACGCCTGGCGGATCAAGGCGAACTCTGCGGTGGTGGACGGCGAGATCGTGGTGCCAGCTGCCGATGGCACGACCGACTTCTCGGTCCTGCAGAACGAGCTCAAGGGTAAGTCGAGGAGCATCGTGCTCGTGGCGTTCGATCTGCTCTATCTGAACGGCCGAGATATCCGGAAGCTACCGCTTTTTCAGCGCAAGGCCGAACTCAAGAAGATCCTGACCGGCACCGACATCCAGTTCAGCGAAAGCTTCGCGATAGACGGCCGCGAGATGTTTGCGCACGCCTGCAAGCTTGGCCTCGAAGGTGTCGTCTCGAAGGTCCGGGACGGCGCCTATCCGGCCGGACGCACGAATGACTGGGTCAAGAAGACCTGCGTGCAGCGTGAGACCCTGACTATTGCGGGTTTCGCGCTCGATGGAACGAAGTGGGACGGCATCTACGTCGGCCGGCGTAAGGGCGACGATCTAATATACGCCGGGAAGGTGGACCATGGATTCGACAAGGCATCAGCCGCCGACCTTCAGAAGCGTCTGAAGCCGCTGATCCGCAAGACGCAGCCTTATGCAAAGCGGATTGCGCACAAAGGAATCTGGGTCGAGCCCAAGCTGCTGGCCGAGATAGAGTACCGTGCAAAATCAGCGGAGGGAAAAGTCCGTCATCCCTTCTTCAGGGGGCTTCGGGAGGATCTGTAA
- a CDS encoding DUF3606 domain-containing protein: protein MAAAKKSKTARGRKQDRARVAGGQDYEVQYEAKKTGKSAPAVKKAVKKVGNARKRVEKRLGR from the coding sequence ATGGCGGCAGCGAAGAAGAGCAAAACGGCGCGCGGACGAAAGCAGGACCGGGCGCGGGTGGCAGGCGGGCAGGACTACGAAGTGCAGTACGAGGCGAAGAAGACCGGAAAGTCGGCGCCGGCGGTGAAAAAGGCCGTCAAAAAGGTCGGCAACGCGCGCAAGCGGGTGGAGAAACGGCTAGGCCGCTGA
- a CDS encoding ArdC family protein — translation MSNPNACARAGQDRANLYNEITDKIIAELEAGRVPWVQPWGTAAAKAPLAMPKNASTNRQYSGVNILILWGVVIERGFTGQSWLTFRQALSLGGHVRKGERGTTVVYADRFVPNDEKRRAAETGEDAQAIPFLKRFTVFNTDQCEQLPDDIATAAPPPPAGLIEPTVDALITASGIPFRIGGDRAFYATAEDYVQVPPPQAYFEPINWHRTALHELGHATGHPSRLNRDQSGSYGTKKYAFEELVAELSSAFSCASLGIVPTVRHADYIGSWLEVLREDNRAIVRAASQASKAADYLLGFVPGSIEPASLDSAVADHETA, via the coding sequence ATGTCAAACCCTAATGCTTGCGCGCGCGCCGGCCAGGACCGGGCGAACCTCTACAACGAAATCACCGACAAGATCATCGCCGAGCTTGAGGCCGGACGCGTCCCCTGGGTTCAGCCCTGGGGTACTGCCGCGGCGAAAGCGCCGCTGGCCATGCCGAAAAATGCGTCGACCAACCGGCAATACAGTGGTGTGAACATCCTCATCCTCTGGGGAGTCGTGATCGAACGCGGATTTACCGGTCAAAGTTGGCTCACTTTCCGCCAGGCACTCTCTCTTGGCGGCCACGTTCGCAAGGGAGAGCGCGGGACTACCGTCGTCTACGCGGATCGTTTCGTGCCGAATGATGAAAAGCGCCGCGCCGCCGAGACCGGCGAAGACGCGCAGGCGATCCCGTTCCTCAAGCGATTTACCGTTTTCAACACCGATCAGTGCGAGCAACTGCCCGACGACATTGCCACCGCTGCGCCGCCGCCGCCGGCCGGCCTCATCGAACCGACGGTCGATGCCCTGATCACGGCCAGCGGAATTCCATTTCGGATCGGTGGAGATCGCGCATTCTATGCAACAGCCGAAGACTATGTTCAGGTCCCGCCGCCGCAGGCCTATTTCGAACCCATCAACTGGCACCGTACGGCCTTGCATGAACTCGGTCATGCGACTGGGCACCCGTCGCGTCTCAATCGCGACCAGAGCGGATCCTACGGTACCAAGAAATATGCCTTCGAAGAGCTGGTCGCCGAATTGAGTTCCGCGTTCAGCTGCGCGTCGCTAGGGATCGTCCCCACCGTGCGCCATGCCGACTATATCGGCTCCTGGCTCGAAGTCCTGCGTGAAGACAATCGCGCCATCGTGCGGGCCGCCTCGCAGGCGAGCAAGGCCGCGGACTATTTGCTCGGTTTCGTTCCCGGGTCCATTGAGCCCGCATCGCTGGATTCGGCTGTCGCCGATCACGAGACGGCGTGA
- a CDS encoding ParB/RepB/Spo0J family partition protein encodes MTKAVQKITLSPSRDIPFNKLVLGQSNVRRVKAGVSIEQLAESIAQRTLLQGLSVRAVVDADGNETGMFEVPAGGRRYRALELLVKQKRMSKTQAVPCVVREGGIAEDDSVAENDERVGLHPLDQFRAFQTLRDLGMSEEDIAARHFVNPAIVKQRLRLASVSPKLHEVYAEDGMTLEQLMAFSVTADHARQEQVWENVSRSGYDEPYQIRRLLTENTVRGSDPRAQFVGLDAYQSAGGGVLRDLFEHDDGGWLQDVVLLDRLVTEKLKAEAETIAAEGWKWISVAVDFPYGHTQGLRQIEGKPVDLSPEEQATIDALNAEQAKLEVDYRDADELPDEVDQRLGEIESALAAFEDRPMLYEPAEIARAGVFISIDSEGRLAVDRGYVRPEDEVPATDPDVGQGADASSTEGLEVGPSVQRTVIAVAGGAADAEEDDEDATKPLPDRLIIELTAHRTLTLRDALAGNPAVAFQAVLHNFVLTAFYRFASSGSCLEISLRTPNFPAQAPGLRESVSAKAVEARHEVWKARLPKSENDLWDALTALDGGAQASLFAHCASFAVNAVHEPANRYNQGRVSAHGVRTRLDQADVLARAVGLDMVQAGWRPTVDNYLGRVTKPRILDAVRQAKGESSAQLIDHLKKADMAKEAERLLDGSGWLPEPLRLLDPDAASEQESEAGRLPEFLADEEDQETAADEDPQHLDAAE; translated from the coding sequence ATGACGAAAGCCGTACAAAAGATCACGCTGTCCCCTTCTCGGGACATTCCCTTCAACAAGCTCGTGCTCGGCCAGTCGAACGTTCGCCGCGTCAAGGCCGGTGTCTCGATCGAGCAGCTAGCCGAGAGCATCGCGCAGCGTACGCTTCTGCAAGGTCTGAGTGTCCGGGCCGTCGTCGATGCAGATGGCAACGAGACCGGCATGTTCGAGGTGCCAGCGGGCGGCAGGCGCTATCGCGCTCTCGAGCTCCTGGTAAAACAGAAGCGGATGTCAAAGACGCAGGCGGTGCCGTGCGTTGTGCGTGAAGGGGGCATCGCCGAGGACGATTCGGTGGCGGAGAACGATGAGCGGGTCGGCCTGCATCCGCTTGATCAGTTTAGGGCCTTCCAGACACTCCGCGATCTCGGCATGAGCGAGGAAGACATTGCCGCGCGTCATTTCGTGAACCCTGCAATCGTCAAGCAGCGCCTGCGCCTGGCGTCGGTCTCGCCAAAGCTGCATGAGGTCTATGCCGAAGACGGCATGACCCTCGAGCAGCTCATGGCGTTCTCGGTCACGGCCGATCACGCCCGCCAGGAGCAAGTCTGGGAGAATGTCAGCCGCTCCGGTTATGACGAGCCATACCAGATCCGCCGGCTGCTCACGGAGAACACCGTGCGCGGTTCCGATCCCCGGGCCCAATTTGTGGGCCTCGATGCCTATCAGAGCGCGGGTGGCGGCGTTCTGCGGGATCTGTTCGAGCACGACGACGGCGGCTGGCTTCAGGACGTCGTCTTGCTCGACCGCCTCGTAACCGAGAAGCTCAAGGCCGAAGCTGAGACGATTGCTGCCGAAGGCTGGAAGTGGATCTCGGTCGCCGTAGATTTCCCCTACGGTCACACTCAAGGCCTACGACAAATCGAAGGCAAGCCCGTCGATCTCTCGCCTGAGGAGCAGGCCACCATCGATGCGCTGAACGCCGAGCAAGCCAAGCTGGAAGTCGACTACCGGGATGCCGACGAGTTGCCCGACGAGGTCGATCAGCGTCTCGGCGAAATCGAGTCGGCCCTGGCTGCATTCGAAGACCGGCCGATGCTTTACGAACCGGCGGAGATCGCCCGAGCTGGTGTCTTCATCAGCATCGACTCCGAAGGACGCCTCGCCGTGGACCGGGGTTACGTCCGGCCGGAGGACGAGGTGCCGGCAACTGATCCTGATGTCGGGCAGGGCGCCGATGCGTCGTCGACCGAAGGTCTTGAAGTGGGCCCTTCCGTCCAGCGCACGGTCATCGCGGTCGCAGGCGGCGCTGCTGATGCCGAGGAGGATGATGAGGACGCGACCAAACCTTTGCCGGATCGTCTCATCATCGAGTTGACGGCGCATCGTACACTGACATTGCGTGATGCGTTGGCGGGAAATCCAGCGGTCGCGTTCCAGGCAGTTCTGCATAACTTCGTGCTGACGGCCTTTTACCGGTTCGCATCGTCCGGGAGCTGTCTTGAGATCAGCCTTCGCACGCCGAACTTTCCCGCCCAAGCTCCGGGGCTGAGGGAAAGCGTCTCGGCCAAAGCAGTCGAGGCGCGACATGAGGTCTGGAAGGCACGGTTGCCAAAGAGCGAGAACGATCTCTGGGATGCGCTGACGGCTCTCGATGGTGGTGCACAGGCGTCGCTGTTCGCCCACTGTGCGTCGTTTGCGGTCAACGCCGTCCATGAGCCAGCCAATCGCTACAATCAGGGTCGCGTCTCCGCCCATGGCGTTCGCACGCGTCTCGACCAGGCCGATGTGCTGGCGCGCGCGGTCGGGCTCGACATGGTGCAGGCCGGCTGGCGACCGACCGTCGACAACTATCTCGGCCGGGTTACCAAGCCGCGTATTCTGGATGCCGTGCGGCAGGCCAAGGGCGAGTCGTCGGCGCAACTGATCGACCATCTGAAGAAGGCCGACATGGCCAAGGAGGCTGAACGACTTCTGGATGGCTCGGGTTGGTTGCCGGAGCCGTTGCGTCTCCTCGATCCCGATGCGGCGTCAGAGCAGGAGAGCGAGGCGGGCCGGCTGCCCGAATTCCTCGCCGACGAGGAGGATCAGGAGACCGCCGCCGACGAAGATCCGCAACATCTCGACGCGGCTGAGTGA